From Paenibacillus polymyxa, the proteins below share one genomic window:
- a CDS encoding efflux RND transporter periplasmic adaptor subunit: protein MSEIEKKDALQVVRKKRRLKRIIGIFVLIIIAGISGTVYMNRSKEKPVEGPANQIVQVQKTNMTESLKVTGTVQASKEVNINFTNVEGAKLVAVNVKAGDSVKAGQVLARLDDSDARLQIKDAESNVAIARAKLEEAKRGPKTNDIELQKANVLKAQMAIKTAKNTMELEEAAAQKESAKVTLDKAQKDYDDQAYLVQNDAAAESDLATAKQNLDKAKLDMSNVELQYKKAQTKQTEAIEEAEMGYKTALIQLKAAQSPPEASNIQSAQASLLQAETALEQKKSVLSKLQVTAPWDGIILKVNGDVGTSPTAPFIVMNNSNTGAMKVLAKVNESDIAKLKTGLQATMHSNSFPDKQFKGEVLFVSPEPVTESNVTTYKIELSLDSQKIRLQPGMNMDVSLLLAEHKNALSVPLFALRSEGGVDGVYVAKNAANPADYEFRPVKLGVYTADQAEIKSGVKDGETIVIPPQGGSAGSNGSPEGQDPDGGRHNE from the coding sequence TTGTCAGAAATAGAAAAGAAAGATGCATTGCAGGTAGTAAGAAAGAAAAGAAGGCTGAAAAGAATTATAGGCATTTTTGTCCTGATCATTATAGCGGGGATTAGCGGTACTGTTTATATGAACAGGAGTAAGGAAAAGCCTGTGGAGGGTCCTGCAAACCAGATCGTACAGGTACAGAAGACAAACATGACCGAGTCGCTTAAAGTCACTGGAACCGTTCAGGCTTCCAAGGAAGTAAACATTAATTTTACAAATGTCGAGGGTGCCAAGCTCGTCGCTGTCAATGTCAAAGCAGGAGATAGCGTCAAAGCAGGTCAGGTTCTAGCACGATTAGATGATTCGGATGCCAGGCTGCAAATTAAGGATGCCGAATCGAATGTGGCGATTGCAAGAGCCAAACTGGAGGAAGCCAAGCGCGGACCCAAAACGAATGATATAGAGTTGCAGAAAGCTAATGTCTTAAAGGCACAGATGGCGATTAAAACAGCCAAGAACACGATGGAATTAGAGGAAGCCGCTGCTCAAAAGGAGTCGGCCAAGGTGACTTTGGATAAGGCTCAGAAGGATTATGATGACCAGGCTTATCTGGTTCAGAATGATGCGGCAGCAGAAAGTGACCTGGCAACAGCCAAGCAAAATCTGGATAAGGCAAAATTGGATATGAGCAATGTGGAGCTGCAGTACAAGAAGGCACAGACCAAGCAAACTGAGGCGATCGAAGAGGCGGAAATGGGCTATAAAACAGCTTTAATACAATTAAAGGCTGCACAGTCCCCGCCCGAAGCTTCCAACATCCAATCCGCACAGGCTTCTTTATTGCAGGCTGAAACGGCATTAGAGCAGAAGAAAAGTGTCCTGAGTAAATTACAGGTTACGGCGCCGTGGGACGGGATCATTTTGAAGGTCAACGGCGATGTGGGTACCAGTCCTACTGCACCTTTTATTGTCATGAATAATTCAAACACAGGGGCTATGAAGGTTCTTGCCAAGGTTAACGAAAGTGATATTGCTAAATTGAAGACTGGACTTCAGGCGACAATGCACTCGAATTCATTTCCGGACAAACAATTTAAAGGCGAAGTCCTCTTTGTTTCTCCAGAGCCGGTTACCGAATCCAATGTGACTACATACAAAATCGAATTGTCTTTGGATAGCCAAAAGATAAGGCTGCAACCAGGGATGAATATGGATGTATCCCTTCTGTTAGCTGAACACAAAAATGCGTTATCTGTGCCGCTGTTTGCACTGAGATCTGAAGGCGGTGTGGATGGAGTATATGTGGCGAAGAACGCGGCGAATCCGGCCGATTATGAGTTTAGACCAGTGAAACTGGGTGTCTATACAGCAGATCAGGCGGAAATCAAGTCTGGTGTCAAGGACGGTGAGACCATTGTGATCCCACCTCAGGGTGGTAGTGCTGGTTCGAATGGCAGTCCAGAGGGTCAAGACCCTGATGGGGGCAGGCACAATGAGTGA
- a CDS encoding ABC transporter ATP-binding protein, whose product MSETQSHKAVIEIKELKKMYEVGGQKIQALRSVNLSISEGEFVAIMGPSGSGKSTMMNVIGCLDHPDTGEYYLDEYSILDARENELSEIRNQKLGFVFQKFYLLPRTTALANVELPMMYAGVPAKERRERAVEALRSVGLAERMYNKPNELSGGQQQRVSIARALVNNPVILLADEPTGALDTKTSIEIMELFQGLNELGKTIVLVTHELEIAEYAKRLISFRDGNIERDEPIANRRISSRKVSL is encoded by the coding sequence ATGAGTGAAACTCAATCCCATAAAGCTGTAATCGAAATTAAAGAACTGAAAAAAATGTATGAGGTAGGCGGACAGAAGATTCAGGCTCTGCGCAGTGTTAATTTATCTATTAGCGAAGGGGAGTTTGTTGCTATCATGGGGCCCTCTGGTTCGGGCAAGTCTACCATGATGAATGTCATTGGCTGCCTGGATCATCCCGATACCGGAGAGTACTACCTGGATGAGTACTCCATATTGGATGCTAGAGAGAACGAGCTTTCGGAGATTAGAAACCAGAAGCTGGGTTTTGTATTTCAGAAATTCTATCTACTTCCCCGAACTACAGCATTAGCAAATGTAGAGCTGCCTATGATGTATGCAGGTGTACCTGCCAAGGAGCGTCGGGAAAGAGCCGTAGAGGCACTACGCAGCGTTGGCCTTGCAGAACGGATGTACAACAAGCCTAACGAGCTATCTGGTGGTCAGCAGCAACGTGTTTCCATTGCTCGGGCATTGGTGAATAATCCTGTTATTCTGCTGGCGGATGAGCCTACGGGAGCACTGGATACGAAGACGAGTATTGAAATTATGGAATTATTTCAAGGCTTGAATGAGCTGGGAAAAACCATCGTCTTGGTCACGCATGAGCTGGAGATTGCTGAATATGCCAAACGGTTGATCAGCTTTCGGGATGGTAATATTGAACGAGATGAGCCTATTGCAAATAGACGAATTTCATCAAGGAAGGTAAGCCTATGA
- a CDS encoding ABC transporter permease, with protein MNVMETIRVSMNSLITNKLRSFLTILGIIIGVAAVIAIMAIGNGSTARIKAEINKLGNNVLMVAPAMTMVDGEIDYDHTPSFTWADVEALDKKKSIDALMPNITSNSKATWGRYNYNATIVGTSASFYKVKKFSFAEGRTFTNDEMDKRMNVAILESQAVQRLFGGDSQNVLGRTFQIKQIPFKVVGVLDTQPVTNLSYSSNEQIYIPATTMMNRLGEKNITGLDVSAKSPALMDQARLDILESLRVTHQLKPSEPDQFQIMSLSEAAGAASGVDNIMTSLLGGVAAISLVVGGIGIMNIMMVSVIERTKEIGIRKAIGAKPRDIMIQFLSEAIIFGLLGGTIGVVTGIGASKILEAAAHMTIEFTISPIIYSFLSSAGTGILFGVYPAYKAASLRPIDALRYE; from the coding sequence ATGAATGTAATGGAAACCATCCGTGTATCCATGAATAGCTTAATCACTAACAAGCTACGCTCATTTTTAACGATACTCGGTATTATTATCGGGGTGGCAGCAGTTATTGCCATTATGGCGATCGGAAACGGATCTACAGCCCGCATAAAGGCGGAAATTAATAAATTAGGAAATAACGTATTGATGGTTGCGCCGGCTATGACAATGGTCGATGGTGAAATAGATTATGACCACACACCATCTTTTACTTGGGCTGATGTCGAGGCGTTGGACAAAAAGAAGTCTATAGATGCATTAATGCCGAATATAACGAGCAATTCAAAAGCTACGTGGGGGCGATATAACTATAACGCCACTATTGTAGGAACTTCCGCTTCATTCTATAAGGTCAAAAAGTTTTCCTTTGCCGAGGGTAGAACATTTACCAACGATGAGATGGACAAACGCATGAATGTCGCCATACTTGAAAGCCAAGCGGTTCAACGTCTTTTTGGTGGAGATAGCCAAAATGTATTGGGACGGACGTTTCAAATTAAGCAGATCCCTTTCAAGGTAGTCGGAGTATTGGATACTCAGCCAGTTACGAACTTAAGCTACAGTAGTAATGAACAAATTTACATCCCTGCTACAACCATGATGAACCGTCTGGGTGAGAAGAATATTACCGGATTGGATGTGTCTGCCAAGTCACCAGCCTTGATGGATCAGGCTCGCTTAGACATCTTGGAAAGCTTGCGTGTGACACACCAGCTAAAACCTTCGGAACCAGATCAATTTCAAATTATGAGCCTGTCAGAGGCAGCAGGTGCAGCTTCTGGTGTAGATAATATTATGACCAGTTTGCTGGGAGGTGTAGCGGCGATCTCGCTCGTGGTTGGGGGAATTGGAATTATGAATATTATGATGGTATCGGTTATAGAGCGCACGAAAGAAATCGGCATTCGAAAAGCCATTGGTGCCAAGCCGAGAGATATTATGATTCAATTCCTGTCTGAAGCGATCATTTTTGGTCTGTTAGGAGGCACAATCGGAGTTGTTACAGGTATAGGAGCATCCAAAATACTTGAGGCGGCTGCGCATATGACCATTGAATTTACAATCTCGCCTATCATATATTCGTTTCTTAGCTCTGCGGGCACAGGCATCCTATTCGGAGTATATCCGGCTTATAAAGCAGCAAGTTTGAGGCCAATAGATGCATTGAGATACGAATAA
- a CDS encoding RNA polymerase sigma factor, which yields MDINDLEDLYLSHKSELLGYLLRIVHNKQDAEDLLHECFIRFIRASPNLPEDRIRFYLLRIAKNLAIDIIRKRKKMEEYFLRKEHVYYHWDTPDFEIQDEVDRILLMASNPEQRTVLKLRVVQGYSIKETARILNKSENSVKSSLHRASKRIKLRYIS from the coding sequence ATGGACATTAACGATCTGGAAGATCTATATTTATCTCATAAATCAGAACTCCTTGGCTATCTTTTGAGAATAGTGCATAACAAACAGGATGCCGAAGATTTGTTGCATGAATGCTTTATTCGGTTTATAAGAGCTTCCCCTAATTTGCCCGAAGATCGTATCCGATTTTATCTTTTGAGAATTGCTAAAAATTTAGCCATAGATATAATAAGAAAGCGAAAAAAGATGGAGGAATATTTCTTACGTAAGGAGCACGTCTACTATCACTGGGATACCCCCGATTTTGAAATTCAGGATGAGGTCGATCGAATTCTTTTGATGGCAAGTAATCCCGAGCAAAGGACGGTACTTAAATTGCGTGTAGTCCAAGGATACTCCATAAAAGAAACGGCTAGAATTTTAAATAAGAGTGAAAATTCAGTGAAATCTTCGCTTCACAGAGCTTCCAAACGTATTAAATTGAGATATATTTCCTGA